Below is a genomic region from Leptospira yasudae.
GTAACGGACCGTTTGCGAAAAAGAACGGATCAGAATATCCCTTCTCGTTTCTTTGCGCTCGATGGTCGCAAGATCGTCCCAAAAATCGGATTTCGGATTCGCAAGAAGCGATTTATACGCGTTCCATCTTTCCGCGGTTTCCCCGAACACGCTCAGATCGGATTCCCCGAACTCGTCCGTCCATAGATTCAACATTACGAATTGATTGAGCGTATGATAGATCGTCGCCCCTGCGGAATCCAACGTGTTTTCACCGTTGAATTGACGGTATATATCCAAGGCCTCGCGAAACACTCCGACCCAATTCTTATCCTCTTCCAATTCCAGAGAGATCAAAGGCACGATCGTTCTTGCTGAAAAAGAATGAACGTCGGTTTGGATCTTTTTCATATCGTCCACGGACCATTCTTTCTTTTGAGAAAGAAGTTCGTAGATCCTTCTTGCCCGATCCGATTCCTGCCAATATCCTTCCGGTTTTCCGTATCCTTTGATGTCCTGCGTGGGAACGTGATTCGCGGTAAGAATGATTCCTTCCGGCGGATTGATGAGCTTCGGATTCTGCGCAAACGGAACATAACCGATCACGTCGTCTTCTCCCGTCGCTCCGTTTAAGATTCTTCGCGTATTCGTTTTCTTTTTGCGAATCGGAAATCTTCCCACGCCCCACCATGCGATGTTACCGCTCGCATCCGCATACGAAACGTTGAGTCCCGGCGCCGGTAAACCTGCGGCAACGGTGGAACATTCCTGCAAGGAAGCACAACGTCCCAAAGAATAAATCGTTTCCAATATGGGCACGGAAAGATGATGAAAGATCCAATAGATCGAAACGACCGGACCGGTATAACCGTGAATCGGTTTGGAAACGATCGGACCGTGAGACGTGACTTGAACCTGAATTGAAACCGGGTCTTGCCCTTTTACGGAAATCGTTTCCGTAAAAACCTGAACGGGAACCCAGTTTCCTTTTTCTTTTACCAAGTTCGGTTTCGCAGGATGCAGTTCTTCCTCGTAAAAATCCATGTCGTCGTTTTCCAACATGGTCAAAGCCCACGCCTTTTTCGCGTTATGCGCAATCAAAGGAAACGGAAAGATCGGAAGATGATATCCGTACGTTTCGTGATCTCCCGCGACAAGATGAACCTCATACCAAGTTCCTGGATTCCCGTAACCGATATGAGGATCGTTCGCGAGAATCGCGCCGCCGGTGGAAGAACGGGAAGGTCCGATCACCCAGGAGTTGCTCCCTAAAAACAACGGAAGATCCGAAAGAATCTTGTTCGTTCTTTGAATCACCTGACCGAATTCGGAAAGTTCATTCGATGTCGCTTTAGCAAATTTCGATTCGGAAGCGAGTGGCAGGAATCCCTTTGTGCGTTCCGCCAATTTTTTAGGAGAATAGGAAGGCTGATTCTCCTGAATCGAAAACGGATCTTCCGTATCGTGTCTCGGAAACGCTTCGGCGACGTTTCGATTCGGAAGTCTTCGCTCCAGGATCGTATAAAGAGAATCGGTTCGTAACGCTTCCGCGAACGAAAAAGATAACAGCGATAAGGCGCTCAAAACGTCGAGCCGATCGAACGGCTTAGGCTGATAACCCAGAATCGTAAACTCGATCGGGAGCGGTTCCGTTTTTAAAAAGAAATTGATCCCTTCCAAAAAAGAATCCAGCTCTTTCAAAATCTGCGGGTTTCCTTTGGTCGCTTCCTGCAACATCTTCTCCGCCGTTCTCCGTAAAAGAATCTGTCTTAAAAAAATATCCGCGGGAATCAGATCGGCCCCGAGAACTTCGGATAATTCTCCCTTGCCGGCTCTTCGGAGAATTTCCATTTGGAACAAACGATCGCTCGCGCTTACATAACCTAACGCAAAGTAGGCGGACGAAGAATCTTCCGATCGGATATGCGGAACCCCGTACGAATCTCGAATCACGGAAACGGGCTTTGCAAGTCCGGGGGCCTTCAATTCTCCCGAAAGACGAGGAGCCTTCCAAAAGATCAAAAGTGAAAAAACGACTTTTACAAGAACGATGAGAACGAGAATGGTAACCGAGGATCTGCGGATCCAGACGGGAGTTCGATTCCAAAAATCGAAGAAACGATCGATCAAATTTTTCATAGCCTAACCAATTTTTTTATAATTTCTCAGCGAAAGGAGCTTACTCAAAACGGTTCGAATAGCAAGAAAAGTTTTAGTCGGATTTCCTTTTTCGAAATCCTTTTTGATAAAATGTGTATCGATTAAAAATTATAATTTCCTACATTCTGTTTCGGAGATAATTTTCGCGGTGATTCCCTTTTTTCAACTCGTTCCAGAACTCAAAGAAGAATCGGACCCCGCGCGGAAACGACGTCTTCTCACGAATTATTTTTGTTCTTGCGATCCGGAAGAAATCGATCCCGCACTTGCCTATCTAAGCGGAAAAAAAGAAAAACCGATTTTTTCCTCTGAGGAATTGGCGGCCTTCGCTTCCGAATATTTACAACAACCGATTTGGATGATCGAAACTTCGATCAAAGAAGTCGGAGATGTTTCGGAGGCAATCGCGCTTTTGACGGGAAATCTTCAAGAAGGCCTGAAGAAAAACGGGGACGATCGGAAGCGCAACGGAAAGGAAGTCGGTTTAACGCAATCGGAGAACGTTCCCGACGGTTCGCCCCATAACGAAATCCGCTTCCTCATCTCAATTGTGGAAGAAATCCGCTCCCATCCGCAATCCCAACGATCCAAGGATCTTTTATTCTCTCTTTGGAACTCGGCTTCCGTTCCGGAAAAAATCTTTCTGCATCTGATCCTTTTAGGAAAAAGAATTCTGAAAGTTCAAGATTCCGTTTTGCTCTTTGTTCTGGCCGATTGTTTCAATTTGGAAACGGGAGTTCTTTTGGAAAAAGCGGCTGCGGAAGGCAACCCTTGGAAATCGACTTCGGTTTTGAAAACATTGTCCCTCTGGTTTCCCGATCGAAATTTAAATCGACTTTCTCTTCGTGAAGTCGTCAAACGAATCGATCCATCCTTGCCTCAAACTTGGAACGAACCGCTTCCGTTTCCGGACGACAAAAATGCGGAGGGACTTTCGTTCTTTTTAATTCCGCGGAATGCGGTCCTCACGCAGATCGTTTTCGATTCTTTCGGAATTGCGGCTTGGACGAAAGATGGATATTTATACCGGAACCAAATTCCGCAAATAATCGAAGAACTTTCTCAAATTCAAGAACCGGCCGTTTTTATCGGCTGGGTATCCGCAAAACAATCGAAATCTACATTCGAAATTTATGATATTTTGAACCATGACCAAAAGGATCTTTCAAATCAGACGATTGCGGAACGAAGAAATAGTTTGGATTCGATTTTCAAACAAGAGTTTCGATTTGTTTCTTTGGTAAAATGGAATCTTGTTCCTCCTAAATCCGCGATGAGACGAAACGAAATTCCGTCTCAATCAGCGACGCGAAAGCCCACGCTTTTCTCCGAGCAAAAACAGGAATCCGCGATGCAAAAAATCACAATTTCGTCGGATCATTCTAAATCTTATGCCGAACCGGAAAATCCTTCGCCCAATTTCGGAGAAGATAAAACCGGAATATTCAATTTTTCAAATGCACCTGCGTTCGTTTTTCATCCGGGCGAATCGCAATTCTTTCTTTTAAAGCCTCCCGTAAAAACGATCAAAGCGGCTTTACTTTACGGTAGGAAATC
It encodes:
- a CDS encoding penicillin acylase family protein, with the protein product MKNLIDRFFDFWNRTPVWIRRSSVTILVLIVLVKVVFSLLIFWKAPRLSGELKAPGLAKPVSVIRDSYGVPHIRSEDSSSAYFALGYVSASDRLFQMEILRRAGKGELSEVLGADLIPADIFLRQILLRRTAEKMLQEATKGNPQILKELDSFLEGINFFLKTEPLPIEFTILGYQPKPFDRLDVLSALSLLSFSFAEALRTDSLYTILERRLPNRNVAEAFPRHDTEDPFSIQENQPSYSPKKLAERTKGFLPLASESKFAKATSNELSEFGQVIQRTNKILSDLPLFLGSNSWVIGPSRSSTGGAILANDPHIGYGNPGTWYEVHLVAGDHETYGYHLPIFPFPLIAHNAKKAWALTMLENDDMDFYEEELHPAKPNLVKEKGNWVPVQVFTETISVKGQDPVSIQVQVTSHGPIVSKPIHGYTGPVVSIYWIFHHLSVPILETIYSLGRCASLQECSTVAAGLPAPGLNVSYADASGNIAWWGVGRFPIRKKKTNTRRILNGATGEDDVIGYVPFAQNPKLINPPEGIILTANHVPTQDIKGYGKPEGYWQESDRARRIYELLSQKKEWSVDDMKKIQTDVHSFSARTIVPLISLELEEDKNWVGVFREALDIYRQFNGENTLDSAGATIYHTLNQFVMLNLWTDEFGESDLSVFGETAERWNAYKSLLANPKSDFWDDLATIERKETRRDILIRSFSQTVRYLAKEHGGSPSSWKWGDAHKITFEHPMGKVPLLAGIFNQGPFPVVSGESVVNLMNHKEINPKMTPKVGPSKRRIIDLSHPENSWSVLPTGNSGNMGSPFYGDQIRMFLNGEHRSIRFTQSQIEKDSKYVLKFVP